In Lachnospiraceae bacterium, one DNA window encodes the following:
- a CDS encoding amidohydrolase family protein, which produces MIIDIHAHPVLLDVINEASEDLSFRKQQFGVFKSGRNPVEFEKILIDDARIDKVVWLPEDYSTQMGRPIVSNEEMEKIVASCPERFIGFASVDPRDPKAKEKLTYAFETQKLSGLKLNLSRLHMYADDPLLAPLYEVCEEHNKPIMFHAGYSWEPDTPSKYSEPILFEDVAVNYPNLRFCLAHMGWPWWEETIMMLMKYPNVYADTSMVYMDSPRNYYSHLFSVNMNLNWLQNCFQDKVMFGSNNPRFRHVRSLDGILNLPLREDVKKAILGENAIRFLGLED; this is translated from the coding sequence ATGATCATTGATATTCATGCACATCCAGTTCTTCTTGATGTAATTAATGAGGCCTCAGAAGACCTTAGTTTTCGTAAACAGCAGTTTGGAGTATTTAAGTCAGGACGCAATCCTGTTGAGTTTGAAAAGATTTTAATTGATGATGCAAGAATTGATAAGGTGGTGTGGCTTCCGGAAGATTATTCCACCCAGATGGGAAGACCTATTGTCAGCAATGAAGAAATGGAAAAGATCGTAGCTTCCTGTCCTGAACGTTTTATTGGATTTGCAAGTGTAGATCCCAGAGATCCAAAGGCAAAAGAAAAATTAACATATGCTTTTGAAACACAGAAGCTTTCCGGACTTAAGTTAAATCTTTCACGCCTTCACATGTATGCAGACGATCCGCTGCTGGCACCGCTTTATGAAGTTTGTGAGGAGCATAACAAACCAATCATGTTCCACGCTGGTTACAGTTGGGAACCGGATACTCCTTCCAAGTATTCAGAACCTATCCTTTTTGAAGATGTAGCAGTCAATTATCCTAACCTTCGCTTCTGTCTGGCTCACATGGGATGGCCATGGTGGGAAGAGACCATCATGATGTTAATGAAATATCCAAATGTATATGCGGATACTTCTATGGTTTATATGGATTCTCCAAGGAATTATTACAGTCATCTGTTTTCTGTTAATATGAATTTAAACTGGCTTCAGAACTGCTTCCAGGATAAGGTCATGTTTGGTTCCAACAATCCACGTTTCCGTCATGTAAGAAGTCTGGATGGTATCCTGAACCTGCCGCTTCGTGAAGATGTAAAAAAAGCTATTCTTGGAGAAAATGCAATTCGCTTTTTAGGACTGGAGGATTAA
- a CDS encoding PfkB family carbohydrate kinase produces MVKFAAAGYVCVDYYPDFNNRYYITGNGVDVLFNLLDIKKGKDMEASIISAVSDDEYGKEAVKMFHERNIDCSHLEVIPGGMTPRVPLHLVDNDRVHGTPVRGIMQDYEFSKETLDYICHHDMMHSDFTGRLNHSLGEIRKSGTKVFFDLGNNLKHPDLEEVIQNIDCGLVSFENDFEEGKAFLKYAHSKGAKLMIATFGKLGSIAYDGSAFYKGEIVPVEHVVNTVGAGDSYFAGFISGIIDGKSIQECMRRGAEQSAKVISVFDPYL; encoded by the coding sequence ATGGTGAAATTTGCAGCAGCAGGTTATGTATGCGTTGATTATTATCCGGATTTTAACAATCGTTATTACATAACGGGTAATGGGGTAGATGTGCTGTTCAATCTGCTGGATATAAAAAAAGGAAAAGATATGGAAGCATCCATTATTTCCGCTGTATCTGACGATGAATACGGAAAAGAAGCGGTAAAAATGTTCCATGAAAGAAATATCGATTGCTCTCATCTGGAAGTAATACCAGGAGGTATGACACCAAGAGTACCTTTGCATTTGGTGGACAATGACCGGGTGCACGGAACTCCTGTACGTGGGATCATGCAGGATTATGAATTTTCTAAAGAAACTTTGGATTATATCTGTCACCATGACATGATGCACAGTGATTTCACCGGACGTTTGAATCACAGTCTGGGAGAAATACGCAAAAGCGGTACAAAAGTATTTTTTGATCTGGGAAATAATCTGAAACATCCGGATCTGGAAGAAGTGATCCAAAATATCGACTGTGGTCTGGTATCTTTTGAAAATGACTTTGAAGAAGGAAAAGCATTTCTTAAGTATGCACATTCAAAAGGTGCAAAGCTGATGATCGCTACATTTGGAAAGCTTGGCTCTATTGCTTACGATGGTTCTGCATTTTATAAAGGTGAGATTGTCCCAGTGGAACATGTTGTAAATACGGTAGGTGCAGGAGATTCTTATTTTGCAGGATTTATAAGCGGCATAATAGATGGAAAGAGCATACAGGAATGTATGAGAAGAGGTGCTGAACAATCCGCAAAAGTAATTTCTGTATTTGATCCATATCTGTAA
- the rny gene encoding ribonuclease Y, giving the protein MLQIIIPAIIGAVIAAIIVGYFAHSAGRSYERKQYDSKVGSAEEKAREIIDEALKTAETKKREALLEAKEESLKTKNELEKETKERRAELQRYEKRVLSKEENVEKKADALEKKEADLVRRENILGERTAEVETQYEQGIQELERISGLTSEQAKEYLLKSVEEDVKHDTAKLIKELENKAKEEADKKARDLVVTAIQRCAADHVAETTVSVVQLPNDEMKGRIIGREGRNIRTLETLTGVELIIDDTPEAVVLSGFDPIRREVARIALERLIVDGRIHPARIEEMVEKAQKEVENNMREEGESACLEVGIHGIHPELVKLLGRMKFRTSYGQNALKHSIEVAQLSGLLASELGVDVRLAKRAGLLHDIGKSVDHDMEGTHVQLGADLCRKYKESAVVINAVESHHGDTEPTNLISCIVQAADTISAARPGARRETLETYTNRLKQLEDITNSFKGVDKSFAIQAGREVRIMVIPEQVSDDDMVLLARDISKRIEDELEYPGQIKVNVIRESRVTGYAK; this is encoded by the coding sequence GTGTTGCAGATCATAATTCCTGCTATAATCGGCGCGGTGATCGCGGCTATTATTGTTGGCTATTTTGCACATTCTGCAGGCCGTTCTTACGAGCGCAAGCAGTATGACAGCAAGGTTGGAAGTGCAGAAGAAAAAGCCAGAGAAATAATAGATGAAGCATTAAAGACTGCAGAAACAAAGAAGCGAGAAGCTCTCCTGGAAGCCAAGGAAGAATCTTTAAAGACAAAGAATGAGTTGGAAAAAGAAACCAAGGAAAGAAGAGCGGAACTTCAGCGTTATGAGAAGCGTGTATTAAGCAAAGAAGAAAACGTTGAAAAAAAGGCAGATGCCCTTGAAAAGAAGGAGGCTGATCTGGTCAGAAGGGAAAACATTCTCGGTGAACGTACCGCAGAAGTAGAGACCCAGTATGAACAGGGAATACAGGAACTGGAACGAATTTCCGGTCTTACCTCCGAACAGGCAAAAGAATATCTTTTAAAATCTGTTGAAGAAGACGTAAAGCATGATACAGCAAAGCTGATCAAGGAACTTGAAAACAAGGCAAAAGAAGAAGCTGATAAGAAGGCCAGAGATTTAGTTGTCACAGCTATCCAGCGGTGTGCGGCAGATCATGTGGCGGAAACAACTGTATCTGTAGTACAGCTTCCAAATGATGAAATGAAGGGACGCATCATTGGTCGTGAGGGACGTAATATCCGTACTCTTGAGACATTAACTGGTGTGGAACTGATCATTGATGATACTCCAGAAGCGGTAGTTTTATCCGGATTTGATCCGATCCGCAGGGAAGTAGCAAGAATTGCGCTGGAACGTCTGATCGTAGACGGCCGTATCCATCCGGCAAGGATCGAAGAGATGGTAGAGAAAGCGCAAAAAGAAGTGGAGAACAACATGAGAGAAGAAGGCGAATCCGCATGTCTCGAAGTTGGTATTCATGGCATTCATCCGGAACTGGTAAAATTGTTAGGACGGATGAAATTCAGAACAAGTTATGGTCAGAATGCATTAAAGCATTCCATCGAAGTAGCACAGTTATCAGGGCTTTTAGCTTCTGAACTGGGTGTGGATGTACGTCTGGCAAAACGTGCCGGTTTACTCCACGATATTGGTAAATCTGTTGATCATGATATGGAAGGTACACATGTACAGCTGGGTGCAGATCTTTGCAGAAAGTACAAAGAATCAGCAGTTGTTATCAATGCTGTAGAATCCCATCATGGAGATACAGAACCGACCAATCTTATTTCATGCATCGTTCAGGCTGCAGATACTATTTCTGCTGCAAGACCTGGTGCAAGAAGAGAGACACTGGAAACATACACAAACAGATTAAAGCAGCTTGAAGATATTACAAATTCTTTCAAGGGTGTAGATAAGTCTTTTGCTATTCAGGCAGGACGGGAAGTCCGTATTATGGTTATTCCTGAACAGGTCAGCGATGACGATATGGTATTGCTGGCAAGAGATATTTCCAAGCGTATTGAAGACGAACTGGAATATCCGGGACAGATCAAAGTCAATGTGATCCGTGAATCCAGAGTAACGGGCTATGCAAAGTAA
- the recA gene encoding recombinase RecA — protein sequence MNKDEKLKALDAALTQIEKAYGKGSVMKLGESGVNMNIETVPTGSISLDIALGLGGVPKGRIIEIYGPESSGKTTVALHMVAEVQKRGGIAGFIDAEHALDPVYAKNIGVDIDDLYISQPDNGEQGLEITETMVRSGAVDIVIVDSVAALVPKAEIDGEMGDSHVGLQARLMSQALRKLTAIISKSNCIVIFINQLREKVGVMFGNPEVTTGGRALKFYSSVRMDVRRIETLKQGGEVVGNRVRVKVVKNKIAPPFREAEFDIMFGKGISKEGDILDLAVKENIVEKSGAWFAYGGSKIGQGRENAKQYLLMHPAICAEIEAQVRVKYNLPGAEEAEAKAREAALKEKEESGSVLAENAGEELTVSEAEKE from the coding sequence ATGAATAAAGATGAGAAGTTAAAAGCATTAGATGCTGCTTTGACTCAGATTGAAAAAGCATATGGTAAGGGCTCCGTTATGAAGTTAGGTGAGTCCGGTGTAAATATGAATATTGAGACAGTTCCTACAGGTTCCATCAGCCTTGATATCGCATTGGGGCTGGGCGGTGTCCCAAAGGGAAGAATTATTGAGATATACGGACCGGAATCCTCAGGTAAGACGACGGTAGCTCTTCATATGGTAGCAGAGGTGCAGAAAAGAGGGGGTATTGCAGGTTTTATCGATGCTGAGCATGCATTAGATCCTGTTTATGCAAAAAATATCGGCGTAGATATTGATGATCTCTATATTTCCCAGCCGGATAACGGTGAGCAGGGTCTGGAGATTACAGAAACTATGGTACGTTCCGGCGCTGTAGATATCGTGATCGTGGACTCTGTAGCAGCTCTGGTACCAAAAGCTGAGATCGATGGCGAGATGGGTGATTCCCATGTAGGTCTTCAGGCACGTCTGATGTCCCAGGCATTAAGAAAACTGACTGCTATTATCAGTAAGTCTAACTGTATTGTTATTTTTATCAACCAGCTGCGTGAAAAAGTAGGTGTTATGTTTGGAAACCCGGAGGTTACTACCGGTGGACGTGCGCTGAAGTTCTATTCTTCTGTCCGTATGGATGTGCGCAGGATCGAAACCTTAAAGCAGGGCGGTGAAGTAGTTGGAAACCGTGTCCGCGTAAAAGTAGTTAAAAACAAGATCGCTCCGCCATTTAGAGAGGCTGAGTTCGATATTATGTTTGGTAAAGGAATCTCCAAAGAAGGCGATATCTTAGATCTTGCTGTAAAGGAAAATATCGTAGAAAAAAGCGGTGCATGGTTTGCATACGGCGGTTCCAAGATTGGTCAGGGACGGGAAAATGCAAAACAGTATCTGTTGATGCATCCGGCAATCTGTGCTGAGATTGAAGCACAGGTACGTGTGAAGTACAATCTGCCAGGTGCTGAGGAGGCAGAGGCTAAGGCCAGAGAAGCAGCTCTGAAAGAGAAAGAAGAGAGCGGCTCCGTTCTTGCAGAAAATGCAGGAGAAGAGCTGACTGTTTCTGAGGCTGAAAAAGAATGA
- a CDS encoding recombination regulator RecX produces MTVTAIVPVDKNKCKVFLGEDFAFVLYKSEAARFHIEEENDLSEQTYEKIKEEILLKRARDRALYLLQSQGRTKAEMIQKLQKDGYPDDVIREVMSFLEEYHFVDDSSYTENYIHVNKSRKSPRQIVFELQQKGVDKDTISRMLEEAPINEDDTVRALLKKKTGGQIPADWKERQKLADFLGRKGFSFDVIQRVLRESTDD; encoded by the coding sequence ATGACCGTTACAGCAATTGTCCCTGTAGATAAGAACAAATGCAAAGTCTTCCTTGGAGAGGACTTTGCATTTGTTTTATATAAAAGTGAAGCAGCCCGTTTCCATATAGAAGAAGAAAATGACCTTTCGGAACAGACTTACGAGAAGATAAAAGAAGAGATCCTTTTAAAACGGGCCAGAGATCGCGCCCTGTATCTTCTTCAGTCCCAGGGGCGGACCAAGGCTGAAATGATCCAAAAACTGCAAAAAGATGGTTACCCGGACGATGTGATCAGAGAGGTGATGTCCTTTTTGGAAGAGTATCATTTTGTAGATGACAGTTCTTACACAGAAAATTATATTCATGTAAATAAAAGCAGAAAAAGTCCCCGTCAGATTGTTTTTGAGCTGCAGCAAAAGGGCGTGGATAAGGATACGATCAGCCGGATGTTGGAAGAAGCTCCCATTAATGAAGATGATACAGTCCGGGCTTTATTAAAGAAAAAAACAGGCGGACAGATCCCAGCGGATTGGAAAGAAAGGCAGAAACTGGCTGATTTTTTAGGCAGAAAAGGCTTTTCTTTTGATGTTATCCAGCGGGTTTTGAGGGAAAGCACAGATGACTAA
- a CDS encoding amino acid ABC transporter permease, whose product MIFGLNFTFLSKYWFYYMDGLKVTLQLAFWTLILSSIVGVIMGMIRVQNYKIISTIIDWWINFIRGVPIMVQIFIVYYGIATSLPQFWAAVVSLTVNSSVYIAEHTRAGMQAVNKGQMEAARCIGMSKLQANCYIIIPQAIKNVLPSLCNEFILLIKNTSIVSVIALHELTYTSNSVRANTFLAFEPLIVTAFIYFVITYVLKKLVGILERRLRAHD is encoded by the coding sequence ATGATCTTTGGACTGAATTTTACATTTTTATCAAAATATTGGTTCTATTACATGGACGGCTTAAAAGTAACGCTTCAGCTGGCATTCTGGACTTTGATCCTTTCCAGTATAGTTGGTGTGATCATGGGTATGATCCGTGTGCAGAACTATAAAATCATAAGTACGATCATTGACTGGTGGATTAACTTTATCCGCGGTGTTCCTATTATGGTGCAGATCTTCATTGTGTACTACGGGATCGCAACATCGCTTCCACAGTTCTGGGCGGCAGTTGTATCTTTGACAGTCAACAGTTCTGTGTACATTGCAGAACATACAAGAGCCGGAATGCAGGCGGTAAACAAAGGCCAGATGGAGGCGGCCAGATGTATCGGAATGTCCAAACTGCAGGCAAACTGTTACATCATCATTCCACAGGCAATTAAAAATGTACTCCCTTCCCTGTGTAATGAATTTATCCTTCTTATTAAAAATACGTCTATTGTATCCGTTATTGCACTTCATGAGCTGACCTATACATCAAATTCAGTACGTGCTAATACGTTCCTGGCATTTGAGCCGCTGATCGTAACTGCGTTTATTTATTTTGTGATCACCTATGTCTTAAAGAAACTGGTAGGAATACTGGAGAGGAGGCTGCGTGCACATGACTGA
- a CDS encoding GntR family transcriptional regulator: MAINKEYSTPLYQQLVDSVKAQIRDGILKEDDRLGSEQDISREYNVSRITVRKAFEILADEGYVTKRQGIGTFVSAKKVNNFNEGQARGFTEMCMQDGNVPSSELISVGWVSNVPSISRHLQVPEEDPVLRVLRVRKCDGVPVMVEDGYFPKRFSYLMSEDLCGSTFEIFRKHGTEPTHFSKIVGICYATKFEAQKLEVRERQALLLQKDITYDQNGEVIHYTKLVINPERYKLTIQM; encoded by the coding sequence ATGGCCATTAATAAAGAATATTCTACTCCATTATATCAGCAGCTTGTAGATTCAGTAAAAGCACAGATCAGAGATGGCATTTTAAAAGAAGATGATCGTTTGGGTTCAGAGCAGGATATCAGCAGGGAATACAATGTCAGCCGTATTACTGTGCGAAAAGCATTCGAAATCCTGGCAGATGAAGGCTATGTAACAAAGCGTCAGGGAATTGGAACCTTCGTTTCAGCTAAGAAAGTAAACAATTTTAATGAAGGACAGGCAAGGGGATTTACAGAAATGTGCATGCAGGATGGAAACGTACCATCGTCTGAATTGATTTCTGTGGGCTGGGTCAGCAATGTTCCATCCATCAGCCGCCATCTTCAGGTTCCGGAAGAAGATCCGGTTTTGAGAGTGCTTCGTGTTCGTAAATGCGACGGGGTACCTGTGATGGTAGAAGATGGCTATTTCCCGAAACGCTTTTCCTATCTTATGAGTGAAGACCTTTGTGGTTCTACCTTTGAGATTTTTCGCAAACATGGAACAGAGCCTACTCATTTCAGCAAGATCGTGGGTATCTGTTATGCTACTAAATTTGAGGCACAGAAGCTGGAAGTACGCGAACGTCAGGCTTTGCTTTTACAGAAAGATATTACCTATGACCAGAATGGGGAAGTTATACATTATACAAAATTAGTGATCAATCCGGAACGTTACAAATTAACAATCCAGATGTGA
- a CDS encoding acyltransferase: MREKWFREHIWWMSFILSLMVVWVHSENTELFLGELGRETMIYSLENFFAQTLGQIAVPGFFMISAYLFYRNFQFSKTVSKWKSRCKSLLLPYVLWNILYYLGYVVVTRLSFVENIIGKEPVAFNLKELLLAAVYYKYNPVFWYLFQLLLLVLLAPFLYMIIRRKMSGLAWLLLLIFALWKNVSIPLLNLDALFYYSASGYAVLFKEKVEGENTPFQKKIWSAVLIFSWLILWLLGRSGAFLHYTPVHTVLIRFLGVLVLYSILKEIPFKPAGSTVKNSFFLYAIHFPWVRFFNKTGAVILKGNQVAAAVFFLIMPFLILLVSSVAGYLLKHTVPQLYDILSGGRGQ; the protein is encoded by the coding sequence ATGAGGGAAAAATGGTTTCGGGAACATATCTGGTGGATGAGTTTTATCCTCAGCCTGATGGTGGTATGGGTCCATTCTGAAAATACAGAGCTGTTTTTAGGGGAATTAGGAAGGGAAACAATGATTTATAGCCTGGAGAACTTTTTTGCCCAGACTTTGGGGCAGATCGCAGTTCCTGGCTTTTTTATGATCTCCGCTTATCTTTTTTATAGAAATTTTCAGTTTTCAAAAACAGTTTCCAAATGGAAAAGCCGGTGCAAAAGCCTTCTTCTTCCGTATGTTTTGTGGAATATTCTTTATTATCTGGGCTACGTTGTAGTCACAAGGCTTTCTTTTGTGGAAAATATCATTGGAAAAGAGCCGGTTGCCTTTAATCTGAAAGAACTGCTTTTGGCAGCAGTTTATTATAAATATAATCCGGTTTTCTGGTATTTGTTCCAACTGCTGCTTTTAGTGCTTCTGGCTCCTTTTCTGTATATGATCATCCGCAGAAAAATGTCTGGCCTGGCCTGGCTGCTTTTGCTTATATTTGCTTTGTGGAAAAATGTAAGTATTCCTCTTTTAAATCTGGATGCTTTGTTCTATTATAGCGCATCCGGGTATGCAGTTTTATTTAAAGAAAAAGTGGAAGGAGAAAATACGCCTTTCCAGAAAAAAATATGGTCTGCTGTCCTTATTTTTAGCTGGCTTATACTGTGGCTTCTTGGAAGATCTGGGGCATTTTTGCATTATACACCGGTCCATACTGTGCTGATACGTTTTCTGGGAGTGCTTGTTTTATACAGCATTTTAAAAGAAATACCATTTAAACCGGCTGGTTCTACAGTAAAAAACAGCTTTTTTCTCTATGCCATCCATTTTCCCTGGGTCCGCTTTTTTAATAAAACCGGAGCAGTGATCTTGAAAGGAAACCAGGTGGCGGCAGCAGTATTTTTTCTTATCATGCCGTTTCTTATTTTGCTGGTAAGCAGTGTGGCAGGATATTTGTTAAAGCATACAGTCCCCCAATTATATGATATTTTGTCCGGTGGAAGGGGACAGTAA
- a CDS encoding amino acid ABC transporter ATP-binding protein: MIQVKGLKKNFGSLEVLKGVDMKVLKGEAVVVIGPSGSGKSTLLRCLNLLETPTGGDILFHGQSILRKDLKLDEYREKFGMVFQLFNLFENLSVLDNVTIGLRKVKKIPKEQAEKKAMELLKQVGLESKADVYPSKLSGGQKQRVAIARTLAMDPEVILFDEATSALDPEMVGEVLKIMRQLAENGMTMVVVTHEMGFAREVGDRLVFMDGGYIVEEGNPKDVITNPQHKRTKEFLSKML, encoded by the coding sequence GTGATCCAGGTAAAAGGATTAAAGAAGAATTTTGGAAGTCTTGAAGTATTAAAAGGCGTAGATATGAAGGTTCTGAAAGGGGAAGCGGTGGTAGTGATCGGTCCGTCCGGTTCCGGAAAATCCACATTGCTGCGCTGCTTAAACCTTTTAGAAACACCTACAGGCGGTGATATCCTGTTTCACGGACAGTCTATTTTAAGAAAAGATCTGAAGTTAGATGAGTATCGTGAAAAATTTGGAATGGTGTTCCAGTTATTTAATCTGTTTGAAAATTTAAGCGTACTGGACAATGTGACCATCGGTTTGCGAAAAGTGAAAAAAATCCCCAAGGAACAGGCTGAAAAAAAGGCTATGGAGCTTTTAAAACAGGTAGGACTGGAAAGCAAGGCAGATGTGTATCCATCCAAACTTTCCGGTGGTCAGAAGCAGCGAGTAGCTATTGCAAGAACATTGGCAATGGATCCAGAGGTTATTTTGTTTGATGAAGCAACTTCTGCACTGGATCCGGAAATGGTAGGAGAAGTTTTAAAAATCATGCGCCAACTTGCGGAAAATGGCATGACTATGGTAGTAGTGACCCATGAGATGGGATTTGCCAGAGAAGTAGGTGACCGGTTGGTATTTATGGATGGAGGATATATCGTAGAGGAAGGTAATCCTAAAGATGTGATCACAAATCCACAGCATAAAAGGACGAAGGAATTTTTAAGCAAGATGTTGTAA
- a CDS encoding secondary thiamine-phosphate synthase enzyme YjbQ, whose protein sequence is MVKLYENEVVTKHEFEMINITNEVKKAVADSGIKNGMVAVITKHTTTGIMINEALSCVEKDIEMQLERIVPKDFPYVHTHMLPTYGTCSGNGPGHLKSMLVGNHCIFPVIDGKMMTGGEQNIYFAELDGLQIRHYFIEVMGE, encoded by the coding sequence ATGGTAAAACTGTATGAAAACGAAGTTGTGACAAAACATGAATTTGAAATGATCAACATCACAAATGAAGTGAAAAAAGCTGTAGCAGACAGCGGGATTAAAAACGGAATGGTTGCTGTTATCACCAAACATACAACTACCGGAATTATGATCAATGAAGCACTTTCATGTGTGGAAAAAGATATAGAAATGCAGTTGGAGCGTATTGTTCCAAAAGATTTTCCATATGTTCATACTCATATGCTTCCAACCTATGGAACCTGCTCGGGAAATGGTCCAGGACATTTAAAGTCAATGCTGGTTGGAAATCACTGTATTTTTCCGGTGATCGATGGAAAAATGATGACAGGCGGTGAGCAGAATATATATTTTGCGGAACTGGATGGTTTACAGATCCGTCATTATTTCATTGAGGTAATGGGGGAATAG
- a CDS encoding transporter substrate-binding domain-containing protein yields the protein MRKMKKMVALCMAGMMALSLAACSGGAKETTAAATTETKAETAAQTTAEEKAQETTTGTSSGSVSPEEFAKQEHGPIFEDIIKNGKLKVGIIGNNPTFCFHTVKDGKDELVGFEVEGMYEMAKRLSDYLGREVTVDFYESDFTGCMSALQANQVYFVTRLSPTDERKKTWLFTDVYHKSDECYVARKGNENSDMFTGTLKGVKVAGQMGSIDITMTKYLYPDAEIQELDNTPNMLLAVKNGKADLACMNAVSAAMSVAANDDLVVVDKLTWEPTDEFDKGCGLCMAYGNEDFANWCNGFFSDIKTEGLWDQMQSDAAAELDAKALEDFIAQ from the coding sequence ATGAGGAAAATGAAAAAAATGGTAGCTCTTTGTATGGCGGGCATGATGGCACTTTCTCTTGCAGCATGTTCTGGTGGTGCCAAGGAAACGACCGCAGCTGCGACTACGGAAACCAAGGCAGAAACTGCAGCACAGACTACAGCAGAAGAAAAAGCCCAGGAAACCACAACAGGAACTTCTTCGGGTTCTGTTTCTCCGGAAGAATTTGCAAAACAGGAGCATGGCCCGATTTTTGAAGATATCATTAAAAATGGAAAATTAAAAGTGGGAATCATTGGAAATAATCCTACATTCTGCTTCCATACAGTTAAAGATGGCAAAGATGAGCTGGTGGGATTTGAAGTAGAAGGAATGTATGAGATGGCAAAACGTCTTAGTGATTATCTGGGGCGTGAAGTGACAGTTGATTTTTATGAAAGTGATTTTACAGGCTGTATGTCCGCACTGCAGGCAAACCAGGTATATTTTGTAACACGCCTGTCTCCTACTGATGAGCGCAAGAAGACCTGGCTGTTTACAGATGTATATCATAAATCTGATGAATGTTATGTTGCAAGAAAAGGAAATGAAAATAGCGATATGTTTACCGGAACTTTAAAAGGTGTTAAGGTTGCGGGACAGATGGGATCTATTGATATTACAATGACAAAATATCTCTATCCGGATGCTGAGATCCAGGAATTAGATAATACTCCGAACATGCTTTTGGCTGTTAAAAACGGAAAAGCAGATCTGGCCTGTATGAATGCAGTTTCAGCAGCAATGTCTGTAGCTGCTAATGATGATCTGGTAGTAGTGGATAAGCTTACATGGGAACCAACGGATGAATTTGATAAAGGCTGTGGTCTGTGTATGGCTTACGGAAATGAAGATTTTGCAAACTGGTGCAATGGCTTCTTCTCTGATATTAAGACAGAAGGCTTATGGGATCAGATGCAGTCTGACGCAGCAGCAGAACTGGATGCAAAGGCTCTGGAAGACTTTATTGCACAGTAA